The sequence CCGGCCGCATCTTCAGCACGGGCCAGCAAGAACATGCCCTCCCAGGCGCTCTGATCGATCGCGCTGGCGATGGCTGGCGTGTCCTGGGCAGGGTGAGGGGCCGCCTGTCGCGGCAGGGGTGGTCTCCTCGGGTTCTCCGGTGGTGAGGTCGGGGCTGAGTGGAGTCAGCCGGGTGCCGGATCGCGGTGATCCGGGTGAACGCCGCGGGAGGTCGGGCGGCCCAGGGCCAGCTGGCGGGGATGGGTAGCCGGCGGCGGCGTTGGCCGTGGGTCAGGCGGGCGGCGGTGTGCAGAACCCGAATCGGCGCAGCCTTGGCGAGGTCACCGTCGCGTGGGTCCACCCCGGCGTCCGGGGGATGGACAGCCACGTCAGCCCCGTCGCCGAGCAACGCCTCGTCGATTGCCTGCACCACGCCGGGAGAACACCGGCGACCCGTAATCCGGTCGAGGACCACTGTCCCGACACGGTGGCGGTCACGGGGGGAACGCACAAATCACGATCAGGAGAGGTCACCCGCAATCAGACAACCGGCCCTGCGCCCCGAACCATGGCAAAACACCCGCCGTCATGATCTATGACGGCGGGTGTTTACAGCTGAATGACTATGTGGGCGATACTGGGATCGAACCAGTGACCTCTCCGGTGTGAACGTAGTCCGATCAAGCCACTGACCAGGAACAACGCAAATCAGGCCTGGTCAGACGATGCCACCCGACGCTACTGAACGCTGTTCGACGCCGCCTAGCACTGCCAGTAACCACCCCACCTGCTCCCCACCGATCACCCGGATTGGGGAGCAGCGCCGCACGACCCCCACCAGAAACGCGGAATTCATCGCCACGGTGCTCCCCACAACCAACAAGAACAGATACTGAGCAGCACAAACACGCTCACCGGGAAGACCTCCGCTGCTCCCCCACCGGCGACACCTCGGCCGATGCCCGACGGCCAGCCGAACCGGGAAGGCCTGCTCCCCGCAGAACCTCGGCAAGACACCTCGTGGGGAGCAGCGCGGAGGCACAAGACCGCCGAAAGACAGTCCAGACAAGGCCTCCTTACTACCGCGCTGCTCCCTCATCAGCGGAACACCGCCAGACTCACAGTCACCGACCGTAGTCGAGATGGATTGCCCGATCCATGATCGAGTTTACGGATCTGCCCAGTGAGGGCCTTCCATCATGCTGATGAGCGGCAGCCGACTAATGACCTCCCGAAACTGTCACTGCCTGCTCGTCATTAATGGGGACCGCCCCCGCGTGCCCGGGGAGCACTACCAGGACATGGACATCGTCCCGTCCCCCTTGGGACCACCCCGCGTGCGCGGGGAGCACGACTGGCTCGGCGGCCCGGGTGCCGGCGCGGAGGGACCACCCCCGCGTTCGCGGGGAGCACCGGGGGCCCAGGGCATGTCTAGCTGTCCGCGGCCGGCCCGGGACCACCCCCCGCGTACGCGGGGAGCACATGGAGATCGTGCCGTCGCCGCTGCTGCGCCAGGGACCACCCCCGCGTGCGCGGGGAGCACGGTGACCCGTACCACCCGGCCGCCGCGTTGACGGGACCACCCCCGCGTGCGCGGGGAGCACGCGGCTTCCCCGGCTGCGTTGCGCTGCACGACGGGACCACCCCCGCGTGCACGGGGAGCACCTGAAAAGTCGCGCCGTTCGGGACGCTGATCGGGGACCACCCCCGCGTGCGCGGGGAGCACCAGATTCATCAGCCCATGACCTTCTGGATGTCGGGACCACCCCCGCGTGCGCGGGGAGCACCCGAGCACGCCGCCGATGATGAGCCACTTGTAGGGACCACCCCCGCGTGCGCGGGGTGCACCGACGAGGAGCAGTAGGCAACCCTCGGCCGGCGGGACCACCCCCGCGTGCGCGGGGAGCACAGCTGGGCGTACAGAGTGTTCGCCGTCTTCGGGGGACCACCCCCGCGTGCGCGGGGAGCACGACCGCGATGGCCGACCCGGAGCTGGCGGCGCAGGGACCACCCCCGCGTGCGCGGGGAGCACGACCGCGGCCCGGGGTTGGCGTGTGGCATTGCGGGACCACCCCGCGTGCGCAGGGAGCACTTTTCGCGATCTCGGCGGTGCTAGCCCACCTGGGGACCACCCCCGCGTGCGCGGGGAGCACAAGTCCTGGTCATCGCTGCGTCTCGTCGCACGAGGACCACCCCCGCGTGCGCGGGGAGCACATCGGGGCCCGGCCGTGGCGTGCCCGGTACGCGGGACCACCCCCGCGTGCGCGGGGAGCACCCGCGCCGCAACGCCCCCCGGTTCGCCCGCCCGGGACCACCCCCGCGTGCGCGGGGAGCACAGGCGTGTCGTTCGGGTAAGGGTCGAACGTCAGGGACCACCCCCGCGTGCGCGGGGAGCACGTGTAGTCCGACCGGTTCCAGTACTGCGTGGTGGGACCACCCCCGCGTGCGCGGGGAGCACGCGTTCCGGACGGTCGGGGACCTGGCCGACGCGGGACCACCCCCGCGTGCGCGGGGAGCACATGTGAGCCTCGAACTCACCCATCGCGTCCTTGGGACCACCCCCGCGTGCGCGGGGAGCACTCGGACCGTCGGGGGCTTTCTGATCGGTCATCGGGACCACCCCCGCGTGCGCGGGGAGCACGGCTGTCCCAGGAGATCCGCACCCAGGCAATGGGGACCACCCCCGCGTGCGCGGGGAGCACTATGAGGGCCTGGAGGCGTACGTCCAGGCCCAGGGACCACCCCCGCGTGCGCGGGGAGCACACGACAACACGGCTTCCACCGGCCCGCGGAACGGGACCACCCCCGCGTGCGCGGGGAGCACTCTCGACCACCGCGGCGGCCGCCGCTTGGCGCCGGGACCACCCCCGCGTGCGCGGGGAGCACCTGCAGCAACTCCCGCCCGGCCGGGCCTGGCTGGGACCACCCCCGCGTGCGCGGGGAGCACCCCGGCCCGCACTAGAGCGTCCGTCAGCACCAGGGACCACCCCCGCGTGCGCGGGGAGCACCACCGGGTGAACGCAGCGAGGGTGTCGCCCGGGGGACCACCCCCGCGTGCGCGGGGAGCACTGCTCGTACCGCTTCGCTGCCGCCTCGAACGGGGGACCACCCCCGCGTGCGCGGGGAGCACGTCCCCGCCGCCCGGCTCGGCGCGAGCTTTTTGGGACCACCCCCGCGTGCGCGGGGAGCACTACCTCGGACCGTGCGGAGCCGACCTCAGCCTGGGACCACCCCCGCGTGCGCGGGGAGCACGTGCCCGCGATGTTGCGCGCGACGCCCCGGTCGGGACCACCCCCGCGTGCGCGGGGAGCACGACCACTTCCAGCCGGCCAGCTTCTCCTTCAGGGGACCACCCCCGCGTGCGCGGGGAGCACGACCACTCCGTGATCCGCTCGGCGAGCGTGCCGGGACCACCCCCGCGTGCGCGGGGAGCACCTTATCTAGAACGTGGCACGCCACACGTCGCTGGGACCACCCCCGCGTGCGCGGGGAGCACAGCTCCGCGCCGACCAGGTGCGAGAAGTCCCGGGGACCACCCCCGCGTGCGCGGGGAGCACTTGTCCAGGAACTCCCGTGCCGCGTCTGCGCTGGGACCACCCCCGCGTGCGCGGGGAGCACCACGGCCCCGAGTTGCAGACGTACGGCGTCTTGGGACCACCCCCGCGTGCGCGGGGAGCACCACGGCCCCGAGTTGCAGACGTACGGCGTCTTGGGACCACCCCCGCGTGCGCGGGGAGCACCCGAAGTCCATGTCGGCGTCCTGGTCAAGAAGGGGACCACCCCCGCGTGCGCGGGGAGCACATCGACGCCATACACAAGGCCCTCGCCGAGCCGGGACCACCCCCGCGTGCGCGGGGAGCACGCCGGGCCCGTCGGCCGGCGCACGATGCGCCGGGGACCACCCCCGCGTGCGCGGGGAGCACCAGCCGGGCCTTCAGCTCGGTCGGGACGGTGAAGGGACCACCCCCGCGTGCGCGGGGAGCACCGGGCCACCGTGACGCCCAGCTGCGCGCTGTCGGGACCACCCCCGCGTGCGCGGGGAGCACACTTCCTGACCTGGGATTCTATAGGTCAACTTGGCGGAATTTGTTCAGTCCGTGTGGTGGAGGTGTTCGGGGATCGGCGTGCGAAGCGTCGCCGTTTACTAGCGCTGCTCCATCCTTGGGGGGCTGCTGGGTTGTAGGTGCTACGTTGGGTCGGACGTCGCATCAGGGTGATGCCGTCGAAGTCGACCGGCTCCCAGTCGTGATCGTGCGTTTCGAAGGTCAGTCGTTGCTCGCCGGGCTGCTGGTAGACCAGTAGCGCTCGACCGGGTCCGGACAGTTCGATGACGCGGTGCCAAAGTCGTCGGCGGATGCGTGGATTGACGTGGCCGATGTATACGCCGGCGGAAATCTCGAGTAACCATTGGGTCAGGTGCCCGCGCAGGCCGGGCGGGCACGAGGTCAAGATGATGACGGTCATCAGAAATCGACCTCGTACTCGGACCCGTGGTTGAAGCCAGCCGGTATGTCGGCTCCACTTTCGTCCCAGAGGTTGACCTCGTCGGCGTCTAGCCAGTCTTCCTCGATGGCGCCTGACTGCGGGGTGAGCAGGAGGGCGCGGATGTCGCGTACGCAACGGTCGAGGATGGCGCCGTCGTGGACGCGGTCACGTACGGCCCTGCGGGTGTCCGCGCCGATGTCGGTGGAGTCACTGGCGGCGATGTCGAAGGCTACGGGAATGGTGACCTCGGCCTTGTAAAGGTCTGCTATGTCATAGACGAAGGATCTTTCGTGGCCTGTGTGGACAAATCCGAGACCTGGGGAGGCGCCGATGGCGACGATTGCGGCGTGCACGACGCCGTACAGGCAGGCGTGTGCAGCGGAGAGTGCCTGATTGATGCGGTCGCCGCTGGCGAAGTCGTCCGGGTTGTAGTCACGTTGGTTCCAGGGCACTCCGGTTCGTTTGGAGTGCTCCCTGTAGCAGCGGCGGACTCGGGCGCCTTCCTTGCCTCGTAGTTGTTGCATGGTTAAACGTGCTGTGTCTTCGCCGGGGAACCGCATGCTGTACATGGTTCGGGCGACATTGAGCCTGCGTGTCCGGTCGGAGACGGCAGCCGCCTGGGCGATGAGCAGGCGACTGGATCGGGCGAGAGAGCGGCCGTGAGCGTAGTAGCGCACGCCTCGTTCGCCGACCCAGATGGCCGTCGCCCCGTTGTCTGCGATCAGAGTCATGGCTTGGTGAGTGATCGATGTCCCCGGCCCGAGCAAGAGAACGCTCAGGGTGGCCGCCGGGATGTGAACGACTCCTTTGTCGTCGGCGGCGGTGATGGCGTTCGCGTCTCGGTGGATGACGCATCGTTCCAGGTAGAGGAAACTGATGCGGTCCTGCGCCCGGGTGAGCTCGGGAAGCTGTGGTGGCGGCACGCCGGGGATGTTCATGGCCGGCCCGTTGGTGCGAGGGTAAGCAGGCCGCATCCGTAGGCGCGAGCGTGGCCGATGCCGCGCGTCAGCGCGGCGCGAAAGCCGTCGACGTCCTGAATTGTCAGTACGCCGTCGTACGTGGCGGTGACCAGGCTGACGGGCCGTTCGCCGCGTCGGCGGGTGAAGCGCAGCGATTGGCGTTGGTGCAGCAGGAGGTTGGGCTGGCCGTCGGGCTGGTCGGCGATGATGAATCCGTTGCGTTCGGTGCGCTCCCGCAGCCATCGGGTTTGCTGGTCGGCGGTGAGGTGGCCGTACCGCTGGGTGTCGTCTCCGTCCTTGCGTCGTCCGCTGCGTACGGGGTTGGCGGTCAGGCGGAAGGCCCACTGCTGACCGTTTTGCAGCGTGTCGAGGAAGGGCTGGTAGGGGCGGGTGAGCCATGTGTCGATGGTGGGCCAGCCGGCCTGCTCGACCAGGTGGGTGAGGTCAGGTTGGCCGGGGCTGACGATGTACAGGGTGATCTGCCGGTCGGTGCTCTGGTCGAGGCGCCATAGTGTGCGTGCGTCGGATCGGGTGTGGTCTTCCGGGTGAGGGAAGCCGGCCAGGACTGCCGCGTGCATGGCCTGCGGTGAAGTGAGCAGCTTGCGGGCGTCGCGGCGGGCGGGGTTGATGCGGAAGCGGGTCAGGTACATGACCATCCCTCGAGGGCGTCCATCGGATCGTGGTCGGTGATTGGCCGGAAGAGCGGGTTATTGACGTCGGTGTGTTCGCGTACGACGGATCGCCAACCGTGCTGGCGGTGGGTGGGGTCGTAGCTGACGGGTTCGTCTGGTGTGGTTTCGGTGATCGGGTCGCCGTCGTGCGCGTCGCGCAGGATTTCCAGCCGTACGGTGCGCTGGCTTTTGTGTTCGCGCTGGTGCCAGGCTGATGCCTGCCAATTCCAGGTGGCGAGCCGTTCGGTGAGCTCGCCGTCGTGGACGCCGAGGCTGACCACACCGGCTGGCGGGCATGAGCGGCGGCCCAGGAAGATGGGGAAGTGGGGGTGGGTGAGCGCGTCGTGGAGCCCATCCAGCAGTGCCCGGCCGCCGCTGACTGCGGCCAGGAATACGGCGTCGGCCAGGTAGTAGCGGTAGGTCAGCGGCATGCTGGTGCGTCCGTCGAGTGTGCGGGCTACCTGGAAGTCGCGGATGACCTGGCCGGGCTGGTCGATACGGACACCGAAGCTAACCTCGAGCAGTTCGGTCAGCGGGTCGGTACGGCGTATGCCGCGGGCCGCGGCAAGCATGCCGATGACACCGCTTTTGGTGGGTGCGGCCTCGGTGTGTCGGTGCACGAAGCGGCTGCGGGTCCCCCAAGCCTGCAACGGCCCCGCCAGCCGCATCAGCAGCACGCTCACGGTCGTCCGCCGATCCGTTCGGCTACCTTGCTCGCGACGGCCTCGGCCAGCCCTGGCAGTGGGAGCACGGTGCCGAGGGTGGCGAGGGGTGCGGTGCGGGGACCGACGTGGGTGACCCATGCCTCGACTGGTTCGTCGCCGTAGGCTTGGTGCACTTGGGTCGTGTAGTCGGCCAGCGCTTGCGCCGCGAGGCCTACTCGGCCGGCGGTGTCGGTCTGGTCACCAACCGGTTCCTCGAACGCGCCGACCAGATTGATCGACCGGGTGTCGCGTAGCTGGACTACTACCGCGTCGGGGCGGGTTCCGTTGGCGAAGGTGTTCTGCTTGCCGGTCGGCATGCTGAGAGCGAAAGCGAGAAGGAACGCTTGTACCGCGTTCTTGGTGGCGGCCGGGTCGCCGAGGGTTTCCTGGAGGCGGTCGACGTCGATGGTCGCGTATCGGTAGAGGGTGGAGGAGTTGAATTCGATGGAGCCGATCATGCCGGCTCCGGTTTCTTGGATGTCGTGCTTGCGGTCGTCGACAGCGGTGAAGTAATCGAACTCGTTGCTCACGCCGTGCACGCTGATGGCGTGCGCGACCTGTACGGCCGCGTCGACGTTGATGTCGCTGACGTCGGCGACCATGCGGCCGAACATGGCGATGTCCACCGAGTGCTCGCGGTTGGCGGCGTCCTTGGCCGCTTTGCCCTCGGGTGCTTTGCCGGCACGGGCGCTGTCCACGGCGAGTTCGGCGAGGCGCTGCTGTTGACGGTGGCTGAGGAACAGTAGGTATTCCGACTCGGCTTGGGTCCCGTTCTTGGGTTCCTTCTTGGCCAGCCCGGCTGCTTTGAGCACGTCGAAGGCGAGCGTGGCGGCCTCGTCCTTGAGAGCCGGGTCGAGGTTGGTGATGCGCGCGGCGATGGCTTCGCCGACGCGCTTGGTGCGTTCGCCGAGTTGTTCGTCGTCGAGGTGATCTTCGAAGGCCAGTCGGACGGCACGTTTCCAGGCTTGGCTGGAGACGCGTGCTCGGCGCACGCCACCGTAGACGGCGGTCTTGGGCGAGCCCGCGTCGTCCCGGTTGAGGTTGCTCGGGGGGACGGTGTGCAGGATGTGGACGTCGATGATTGTACGAGTCATGGTCACTCCTGGGAGTCGTCGCTGGTGGGTTGGGCGGTGAAGGTGCGGTAGAACTCGCGGCCCCATTGAGCTCGGACGCGGTCACGGCCGTCCGGCCATTGCAGTTGGACGAGGTCGTCGGCGAGGGCACCGTAGTCGAGCGGGATGCGGTGCTGCTTGAGCAGGGTGACCAGCCCGCGCACGTGGTAGATGACCGTGTCGTAGGTCATGGCGCTGCCAAGGGCGGAGAATCGGCGGCGTACCGCTTCCGGGCTGTCAGCTTTGCGGGCGAGGCTGCTGACGGCCGCGCCGAGGCCTATGCCGTCGACATGCATCGGGGCGCTGACTGACTGTTGGTGTCCGGCGTACAGGGTCAGCGCAGTGTGTTTGGCCCACTCCTGCCGGGTGGGTTCGTCGCCGGGTGGGAACTGGTGGAAGCGATCGGGAACGCGGGTTACGGTCAGCACGGTGTAGTCGGCGCCGGGGGGCTTGGTGGCCGCAGCACGTAGCCGGGCCATGGTGGCGACCGCGCTGCTCTCGCGGCTCTGTAGTAGGCGGGTTTGCAGGTCGGCGGTGGTGGCGGCTACGTGGTTGCCGAACGGTTGACGGCGCCGTGCCGGCGGTCGGCGACCACCAGCGGTGGGGGGTGGAGACGTGGCTTCGGCGGTCATGCTGATACCTCCTCGGTGTCGAGGGTCTGCGCGTCGCCGGTGCTCGGCCGGGCCAGCGGTAGATCATGGTTGAGCCGCCGCCGGAACCAGATCTCGGCCAGGGATGCGCAGATGAACTGTGGTTTGTCCCCACCGATCTCCCGCCCGGTCCAGGCCGCCGGCCCTGCCTGGCTGATCAGATCGGCTGCCAGGGTGCGTAGCCGATGTTGGACGGTGTCCTGCCAGTCGGCGCGGGCGGTGGCGATGTCGGTCTGCGGGCCGAGGCTGGCGAGCCAGCGACGGAACTGTTGATCCAGCACGGCAAAGGCTGCGTCGGCGGCACGCGAGCCGGCTTTTGCCGGGGCGTCACCCTTCGCGCCGGCGGCGCGAGCGAGGTTGGCTGCCAGCGTCCGTAGCGCTTTGACGCCAGATTCGGCGTCGGCGGCGCTGCTGATCACGAGAGTCCGCAGCCGGGCATCGGGGTGGAAAACCTGCACCGACATGATCAGCGCATCGTCGACGGTCTGGTCGATGACCGACTGCTGAGTCCCGTACACCGCGCCAACCGCGCGGACGGCGATCCGGGCATCAGCGGGTAGGTGTTCGTCGTAGCGCAGCCGGGCCAGCCAGTTGGTGACGGTCGGGGCCAGCTGCAGTGCGCCGGTCTTGCTCGTGCCGGTCGTCGCGGTCGGTAGCAGCGCCTCGAGACCGCGCCACAGGGCACGAGACGGGTCATGACGGATGGGCACGTACACCGGGGAACGTTTGAGTTTCTTCTCCCGGCTTTCGCTGCGACGCCAGCCGGTCAGCGGTTCCAGGTGGTGGCGGTCTGTGGCGTCCAGCGGGTCGCCATTGGCGATCAGCGCGCCAGTGATCGTCGCCGCGTCGCCGAAGAGCCGGATTCGCCGCGACTGCCAGGTGTAGAGACTCAACGGGCCGAAGGGGCCGCGCGTACGGACGTCTTCCTCCGCGGCGTTTAGCGGCTCACGTTCCCAGGCCGGTAGATCGTTATCGTTTCCTGCGAGGCCCAGGTAGTTCTGCGGGATGAGGTTGAGTAGCAGCGTTTCGCGCAGTGAATCTGCTTCGAGGAACAGTCCGCCAAGGTTGCCGCACCAGCCCGTGCCGATGGGGTATCCCTTGCCGCTCTTGACTCGGGGGTCACCGACCGCACCCGATTTGATGCCGGAGGTGTCGTATGCCTGGCAGTGCACCAGCCATCGCGCTGCTTCCGCAGGTGTAATCCTTGACAGGCCCGGTCCCACGCGTGAGGTCAGGTACGGTGTTCCGTTGGGCACGTCGGCGATCAGCTTCTGCAACCCGGCCGGCTCCTCTTTGGCTGTGCGCAGATCGGCTACCTGGTAAAAGGGCGTCACCGGGTGCAGCAGATCTAGCCGGTCCCGGAAATCGTCCAGGTAGTCGTCGATGTCGGCGGAAGGCAGGCT is a genomic window of Actinoplanes teichomyceticus ATCC 31121 containing:
- the cas2e gene encoding type I-E CRISPR-associated endoribonuclease Cas2e, with product MTVIILTSCPPGLRGHLTQWLLEISAGVYIGHVNPRIRRRLWHRVIELSGPGRALLVYQQPGEQRLTFETHDHDWEPVDFDGITLMRRPTQRSTYNPAAPQGWSSASKRRRFARRSPNTSTTRTEQIPPS
- the cas1e gene encoding type I-E CRISPR-associated endonuclease Cas1e, translated to MNIPGVPPPQLPELTRAQDRISFLYLERCVIHRDANAITAADDKGVVHIPAATLSVLLLGPGTSITHQAMTLIADNGATAIWVGERGVRYYAHGRSLARSSRLLIAQAAAVSDRTRRLNVARTMYSMRFPGEDTARLTMQQLRGKEGARVRRCYREHSKRTGVPWNQRDYNPDDFASGDRINQALSAAHACLYGVVHAAIVAIGASPGLGFVHTGHERSFVYDIADLYKAEVTIPVAFDIAASDSTDIGADTRRAVRDRVHDGAILDRCVRDIRALLLTPQSGAIEEDWLDADEVNLWDESGADIPAGFNHGSEYEVDF
- the cas6e gene encoding type I-E CRISPR-associated protein Cas6/Cse3/CasE, with amino-acid sequence MYLTRFRINPARRDARKLLTSPQAMHAAVLAGFPHPEDHTRSDARTLWRLDQSTDRQITLYIVSPGQPDLTHLVEQAGWPTIDTWLTRPYQPFLDTLQNGQQWAFRLTANPVRSGRRKDGDDTQRYGHLTADQQTRWLRERTERNGFIIADQPDGQPNLLLHQRQSLRFTRRRGERPVSLVTATYDGVLTIQDVDGFRAALTRGIGHARAYGCGLLTLAPTGRP
- the cas5e gene encoding type I-E CRISPR-associated protein Cas5/CasD, producing MSVLLMRLAGPLQAWGTRSRFVHRHTEAAPTKSGVIGMLAAARGIRRTDPLTELLEVSFGVRIDQPGQVIRDFQVARTLDGRTSMPLTYRYYLADAVFLAAVSGGRALLDGLHDALTHPHFPIFLGRRSCPPAGVVSLGVHDGELTERLATWNWQASAWHQREHKSQRTVRLEILRDAHDGDPITETTPDEPVSYDPTHRQHGWRSVVREHTDVNNPLFRPITDHDPMDALEGWSCT
- the cas7e gene encoding type I-E CRISPR-associated protein Cas7/Cse4/CasC; translated protein: MTRTIIDVHILHTVPPSNLNRDDAGSPKTAVYGGVRRARVSSQAWKRAVRLAFEDHLDDEQLGERTKRVGEAIAARITNLDPALKDEAATLAFDVLKAAGLAKKEPKNGTQAESEYLLFLSHRQQQRLAELAVDSARAGKAPEGKAAKDAANREHSVDIAMFGRMVADVSDINVDAAVQVAHAISVHGVSNEFDYFTAVDDRKHDIQETGAGMIGSIEFNSSTLYRYATIDVDRLQETLGDPAATKNAVQAFLLAFALSMPTGKQNTFANGTRPDAVVVQLRDTRSINLVGAFEEPVGDQTDTAGRVGLAAQALADYTTQVHQAYGDEPVEAWVTHVGPRTAPLATLGTVLPLPGLAEAVASKVAERIGGRP
- the casB gene encoding type I-E CRISPR-associated protein Cse2/CasB, which produces MTAEATSPPPTAGGRRPPARRRQPFGNHVAATTADLQTRLLQSRESSAVATMARLRAAATKPPGADYTVLTVTRVPDRFHQFPPGDEPTRQEWAKHTALTLYAGHQQSVSAPMHVDGIGLGAAVSSLARKADSPEAVRRRFSALGSAMTYDTVIYHVRGLVTLLKQHRIPLDYGALADDLVQLQWPDGRDRVRAQWGREFYRTFTAQPTSDDSQE
- the casA gene encoding type I-E CRISPR-associated protein Cse1/CasA, coding for MSDTPPTFPLIDEPWLAVLYRTGRQDTVSLKQLFAEASRIRAIVGDLPTQTFAILRLLLAVMHRSLEGPADEREWRQLWQRPSLPSADIDDYLDDFRDRLDLLHPVTPFYQVADLRTAKEEPAGLQKLIADVPNGTPYLTSRVGPGLSRITPAEAARWLVHCQAYDTSGIKSGAVGDPRVKSGKGYPIGTGWCGNLGGLFLEADSLRETLLLNLIPQNYLGLAGNDNDLPAWEREPLNAAEEDVRTRGPFGPLSLYTWQSRRIRLFGDAATITGALIANGDPLDATDRHHLEPLTGWRRSESREKKLKRSPVYVPIRHDPSRALWRGLEALLPTATTGTSKTGALQLAPTVTNWLARLRYDEHLPADARIAVRAVGAVYGTQQSVIDQTVDDALIMSVQVFHPDARLRTLVISSAADAESGVKALRTLAANLARAAGAKGDAPAKAGSRAADAAFAVLDQQFRRWLASLGPQTDIATARADWQDTVQHRLRTLAADLISQAGPAAWTGREIGGDKPQFICASLAEIWFRRRLNHDLPLARPSTGDAQTLDTEEVSA